The proteins below are encoded in one region of Amycolatopsis magusensis:
- a CDS encoding bifunctional 3'-5' exonuclease/DNA polymerase gives MHMFVADEGEERYSLRERGSAQGVEVDAAELAKRVAELEEQRRPRWVFPAADQVYPVLLRAGVRVARGHDLSLVEGLLLAAEGRSGEPKGLAGAWARLRGLEPPPDPPPPHESAQAALFDPRGSGLPAGTRATDAAEAVLDAQERRIAATPHPERFRLLTAAESASGLAAAEMAHDGLPWRADVHDQLLTELLGPRVPAGQRPRRLVELAEEISAAFGGRPVNPDHPPGVVKAFAHAGIEVPSARAHVLRRVEHPAVAPLLEYKELARLHSATGWAWLDTWVRDHRFRPIWVVGGVVSGRWASGGGAALQIPKTLRVCVRADPGWKLVVADAAQLEPRVLTALSGDRQLAEVSGATDLYTSLAEAMFAGGRTVPGLRNKDLDDRGRAKIAMLSAMYGGTSGEAGPLLALLRQRFPAAVSYVEHAAVAGERGERVVSRLGRTSPAPSAAWRALTGDASGSADDRALRAARDWGRFTRNFVVQASAADWTAVLIATLRLSLPAPAHLVFFQHDEVIVHAPAELAAEVEARITAAVEETSALVFGPSCPVRFPLHIATVDSYADAK, from the coding sequence GTGCACATGTTCGTGGCGGATGAAGGAGAGGAGCGGTACTCCCTTCGTGAACGCGGATCGGCCCAGGGGGTCGAGGTGGACGCGGCCGAGCTGGCCAAGCGCGTGGCCGAGCTGGAGGAGCAGCGGCGGCCGCGCTGGGTCTTCCCGGCGGCCGACCAGGTGTACCCGGTGCTGCTGCGGGCCGGGGTGCGGGTCGCGCGCGGGCACGACCTGTCGCTGGTCGAGGGGTTGCTACTGGCGGCCGAGGGCCGGTCGGGCGAGCCGAAGGGGCTGGCCGGGGCGTGGGCGCGGCTGCGGGGGCTGGAGCCGCCGCCCGATCCCCCGCCACCGCACGAGTCGGCGCAGGCGGCGCTGTTCGACCCGCGCGGGTCCGGACTGCCCGCGGGCACGCGGGCGACCGACGCGGCGGAGGCGGTGCTGGACGCCCAGGAACGCCGGATCGCGGCGACCCCGCACCCGGAGCGGTTCCGGCTGCTCACCGCGGCCGAGTCCGCGAGCGGGCTGGCCGCCGCCGAGATGGCCCACGACGGGCTGCCGTGGCGTGCCGACGTGCATGACCAACTGCTCACCGAGTTGCTCGGCCCCCGGGTCCCGGCCGGGCAGCGGCCACGGCGGCTGGTCGAACTGGCGGAGGAGATCAGTGCGGCCTTCGGCGGGCGGCCGGTCAACCCGGACCACCCGCCGGGCGTGGTGAAGGCGTTCGCGCACGCGGGCATCGAGGTGCCTTCGGCGCGGGCGCACGTGCTGCGGCGGGTCGAGCACCCGGCGGTGGCGCCGCTGCTGGAGTACAAGGAGCTGGCGCGGCTGCATTCGGCCACCGGGTGGGCGTGGCTGGACACCTGGGTGCGGGACCACCGGTTCCGGCCGATCTGGGTGGTCGGCGGCGTGGTGTCCGGTCGCTGGGCCAGCGGTGGCGGGGCGGCCCTGCAGATTCCGAAGACGCTGCGGGTGTGCGTGCGGGCGGATCCGGGCTGGAAGCTGGTGGTCGCCGACGCCGCGCAGCTCGAACCGCGGGTGCTCACCGCGTTGTCCGGGGACAGGCAGCTCGCCGAGGTCTCCGGCGCGACGGACCTGTACACCAGCCTGGCCGAGGCGATGTTCGCCGGCGGGCGGACCGTGCCGGGCCTGCGCAACAAGGACCTGGACGACCGGGGCCGCGCGAAGATCGCCATGCTCTCGGCCATGTACGGCGGCACCTCGGGCGAGGCCGGTCCGCTACTGGCCCTGCTGCGTCAGCGCTTCCCGGCTGCTGTGTCCTATGTGGAGCATGCGGCGGTGGCGGGGGAACGCGGCGAACGCGTGGTCTCGCGGCTGGGGCGCACCTCGCCTGCGCCGTCCGCCGCCTGGCGCGCGCTCACCGGCGACGCCTCCGGCTCGGCGGACGACCGCGCCCTGCGCGCCGCCCGCGACTGGGGCCGGTTCACGCGGAACTTCGTCGTCCAGGCGAGCGCCGCGGACTGGACGGCGGTGCTCATCGCGACCCTGCGCCTGAGCCTGCCCGCCCCCGCGCACCTCGTCTTCTTCCAGCACGACGAGGTCATCGTGCACGCCCCGGCCGAATTGGCCGCGGAAGTGGAAGCCCGCATCACCGCGGCCGTCGAGGAAACCTCCGCGCTGGTATTCGGCCCCTCCTGTCCCGTCCGCTTCCCGCTCCACATCGCCACCGTCGATTCCTACGCCGACGCGAAGTGA
- a CDS encoding acyl-CoA synthetase, producing MRYPTTVSELVTKVTDTARSVGVLWQAGLVPFPRLDEGLRSLVAVRKFGPFAGANHISARRDPQAVGLVDELGPLTFKQLDDRSNALARAWADRGIGVGTMVAALCRDHRGLVLATLATGKLGARLLLMNTGFAKPQLTDVAQREQVKALVYDEEFTELLDGIEGDRYLAWTEQGSRHQDVPVLDELIASTDDRPLPAPAKPGGFVLLTSGTTGTPKGAPRPSVSGLDSAQLLDRIPLRVGESTFLAAPMFHATGLSQSILSFALGSKVVLRRKFDPEATLRGIAEHRCTALVVVPTMLQRIVDLGPEVIGKYDTSALRIIFVAGSALSPDLGNRATKLFGDVVHNLYGSTEVAVATVATPEDWRKAPGTVGKAPVGCKVVLYDEHGKRITEPGVTGRVFVGSGLSFTGYTDGRHKELIDGLLSSGDVGHFDENGLLFIDGRDDEMIVSGGENVFPIEVENLLVEREDVIEAAVIGVADEEFGQRLKAFVVPAEGADLGEEEIRAYVKANLARYKVPREVEFLPELPRNATGKVLRSELK from the coding sequence ATGAGATACCCGACCACTGTTTCCGAGCTGGTCACCAAGGTGACGGACACGGCGCGGAGCGTCGGGGTGCTCTGGCAGGCCGGGCTCGTCCCCTTCCCCAGACTCGACGAAGGCCTGCGGTCACTGGTCGCCGTGCGCAAGTTCGGGCCGTTCGCCGGGGCCAACCACATCTCGGCCCGCCGCGACCCGCAGGCCGTCGGCCTGGTCGACGAACTCGGCCCGCTCACCTTCAAGCAGCTCGACGACCGGTCCAACGCGCTCGCCAGGGCCTGGGCCGACCGCGGCATCGGCGTCGGCACCATGGTCGCCGCGCTGTGCCGCGACCACCGCGGCCTGGTTCTCGCCACGCTCGCCACCGGCAAGCTCGGCGCCCGCCTGCTGCTGATGAACACCGGCTTCGCCAAACCGCAGCTGACCGACGTGGCCCAGCGCGAGCAGGTCAAGGCCCTGGTCTACGACGAGGAGTTCACCGAACTGCTCGACGGCATCGAAGGCGACCGCTACCTGGCGTGGACCGAGCAGGGCAGCCGCCACCAGGACGTGCCGGTGCTCGACGAGCTGATCGCCAGTACCGACGACCGGCCGCTGCCCGCGCCGGCCAAGCCCGGCGGTTTCGTGCTGCTGACCAGCGGCACCACCGGCACGCCGAAGGGCGCGCCCCGGCCGAGCGTCTCCGGGCTGGACTCGGCGCAGCTGCTCGACCGCATCCCGCTGCGGGTGGGGGAGAGCACGTTCCTGGCCGCGCCGATGTTCCACGCCACCGGCCTCTCGCAGTCCATCCTCTCCTTCGCGCTCGGTTCGAAGGTGGTGCTCCGCCGCAAGTTCGACCCGGAGGCCACGCTGCGCGGTATCGCCGAGCACCGCTGCACCGCGCTGGTGGTGGTGCCGACCATGCTCCAGCGCATCGTCGACCTCGGCCCCGAGGTGATCGGCAAATACGACACCTCCGCGCTGCGGATCATCTTCGTCGCCGGTTCGGCGCTCTCGCCGGACCTGGGCAACCGGGCGACCAAGCTGTTCGGGGACGTGGTGCACAACCTCTACGGCTCCACCGAGGTCGCCGTGGCCACCGTGGCCACCCCGGAGGACTGGCGGAAGGCACCGGGCACGGTCGGCAAGGCGCCGGTCGGCTGCAAGGTGGTGCTCTACGACGAGCACGGCAAGCGGATCACCGAGCCGGGCGTCACCGGCCGGGTGTTCGTCGGCAGCGGGCTCAGTTTCACCGGGTACACCGACGGCAGACACAAAGAACTCATCGACGGCCTGCTGTCCAGCGGTGATGTCGGGCATTTCGACGAAAACGGCCTGCTCTTCATCGACGGCCGCGATGACGAGATGATCGTCTCAGGTGGTGAGAACGTCTTCCCGATCGAAGTGGAAAATCTGCTCGTCGAACGCGAGGACGTGATTGAGGCCGCGGTCATCGGGGTAGCCGACGAGGAGTTCGGCCAGCGCCTCAAAGCGTTCGTGGTCCCCGCCGAGGGCGCTGACCTGGGCGAAGAGGAGATCCGGGCGTACGTGAAGGCGAATCTGGCGCGGTACAAGGTGCCGCGCGAGGTGGAGTTCCTGCCGGAGCTGCCGCGCAACGCGACCGGCAAAGTCCTTCGCTCAGAGCTGAAATAA
- a CDS encoding cation:proton antiporter, which translates to MTTGHALLAVGGAFLAAGVLARLGARIGLPTIPLFMLAGFLFGPNTPGLSLVDDPGELSVLAGLGLVFLLFYLGLEFSLDDLLSGGRKLVGAGIGYLVLNIGGGLAFGFALGWGTREALVIAGAIGISSSAIVTKLLLETRRMNNPESRLTMGIIVIEDIFLALYLALLQPVLSGADDFLAALADFGKAFAFLLVLAALARWGGRVVSKLFGSADDELLTVCFVGVAVLGAALAEEVGVSDAIGAFMVGMMLGGSKVAPRIHKLVLPLRDAFGALFFFIFGLSIDPGAVGTVVVPVLIAVALTVVLNLAAGAFAAKLHSFDRQQGVNVGLTVLTRGEFSLVLATMATAAGLDARVAPFIAGYVLLLAIIGPLAVIRSEWLTRRLLPARTRRQR; encoded by the coding sequence ATGACCACCGGTCATGCCCTGCTCGCCGTCGGCGGTGCCTTCCTCGCCGCCGGGGTGCTCGCCCGCCTCGGCGCCCGGATCGGGCTGCCCACCATCCCGCTGTTCATGCTGGCGGGTTTCCTGTTCGGCCCCAACACCCCCGGACTGTCCCTTGTGGACGATCCAGGCGAGCTGAGCGTGCTCGCCGGGCTCGGGCTGGTGTTCCTGCTGTTCTACCTCGGCCTGGAGTTCTCGCTCGACGACCTGCTGTCCGGCGGCCGGAAGCTGGTCGGCGCCGGGATCGGTTACCTGGTGCTCAACATCGGCGGCGGGCTCGCCTTCGGCTTCGCGCTCGGCTGGGGCACCAGGGAAGCGCTGGTGATCGCCGGCGCGATCGGCATCTCGTCCTCGGCCATCGTGACCAAGCTGCTGCTGGAAACCCGCCGGATGAACAACCCGGAATCCCGGCTGACCATGGGCATCATCGTGATCGAGGACATCTTCCTCGCGCTCTACCTCGCCCTGCTGCAGCCCGTCCTCAGCGGTGCCGACGACTTCCTCGCCGCGCTCGCCGACTTCGGCAAGGCCTTCGCCTTCCTGCTCGTGCTCGCCGCCCTCGCGCGCTGGGGCGGGCGCGTGGTGTCGAAGCTCTTCGGCTCCGCGGACGACGAACTGCTCACCGTCTGCTTCGTCGGCGTCGCCGTGCTGGGTGCCGCGCTGGCCGAGGAGGTCGGCGTGTCCGACGCGATCGGCGCGTTCATGGTCGGCATGATGCTCGGCGGGTCGAAGGTCGCCCCGCGCATCCACAAGCTGGTGCTGCCGCTGCGGGACGCGTTCGGCGCGTTGTTCTTCTTCATCTTCGGCCTGAGCATCGACCCCGGCGCGGTCGGCACGGTGGTGGTCCCGGTGCTGATCGCGGTCGCCCTGACCGTGGTGCTGAACCTGGCCGCCGGTGCCTTCGCCGCCAAGCTGCACTCCTTCGACCGGCAGCAGGGCGTCAACGTCGGCCTGACCGTGCTCACCCGCGGCGAGTTCTCGCTGGTGCTGGCCACCATGGCCACCGCGGCCGGGCTGGACGCCAGGGTCGCCCCGTTCATCGCCGGGTACGTGCTGCTGCTGGCGATCATCGGGCCGCTCGCGGTGATCCGCTCCGAATGGCTCACCCGTAGGCTGCTGCCAGCGAGGACGAGGAGGCAGCGGTGA
- the hrpA gene encoding ATP-dependent RNA helicase HrpA has protein sequence MSAKSSLDGLRSRLPELMPRDRSRLRRRLEGARKARDAEAVAARIEADIEAAERRVANRRAAVPAVKYPPELPVSQRKDDIAAAIRDHQVVIVAGETGSGKTTQLPKICLELGRGVLGQIGHTQPRRLAARTVAERIADELSSQVGEAVGYKVRFTDQGDENTLVKLMTDGILLAEIQGDRMLRQYDTLIIDEAHERSLNIDFILGYLKQLLPRRPDLKVIITSATIDPERFSRHFDDAPIVEVSGRTYPVEVRYRPIIDPEDPDADPDRDQISAISDAVAELSAEGPGDILVFLSGEREIRDTADALSKQDLRGVEILPLYARLSSAEQHRVFQRHTGRRVVLATNVAETSLTVPGIKYVVDPGTARISRYSHRTKVQRLPIEAVSQASANQRKGRCGRTSDGICIRLYSEDDFLARPEFTDPEILRTNLASVILQMTSLGLGDIAAFPFVEPPDRRQVADGVNLLQELGAFDASAKEVKDRLTDVGRKLAQLPVDPRLGRMVLEAEKAGCVREVLVIASALSIQDPRERPAEKQQAAGEKHARFTDKTSDFLAYLNLWQYLHEQQRELSGNQFRKLCKAEFLNYLRVREWQDVHSQLRRLTKQLGVTPNTTDADPQQVHTALISGLLSHIGLKDPAKGDYLGARGARFSIFPGSALFKKQPRLVMSAELVETSRLWGRVNARIEPDWVEPLAAHVVKRSYSEPHWERKQGAVMALEKVTLFGVPLVADRRVNYGRIDPELSRDLFIRNALVEGDWQTSHKFFHENRALLAEVEDLEHRARRRDILVDDQTLFEFYDQRLGAEVVSARHFDTWWKKTRREQPDLLSFEKSMLINAKAGDVSAADYPDTWTTPEGISLKLTYQFEPGADADGVTAHIPLPVLNQVTADGFDWQVPGLREELVTALIKSLPKPIRRNFVPAPDHAKLALSRVSPADGPLLDVLADELESLRGVSIPPESWQLGTVPEHLKVTFRVVDGKKKLAEGKDLEALRQRLTGELRASISKAADNVERAGLSSPAFGEVPKVFERKQRGLEVKAYPALVDEGETVAVRMLETPAEQAHSMWLGTRKLLRLNVPSPMKFINRNLGNQAKLVLNRNPHGSVAALLEDCVNCALDELMAAGGGPTWDEAGFAVLLQRVRTGLNATVVRVLADVEQVLRASIDVETRLTEVRGPALAESLADIRSQLDELVFPGFVTATGSARLPDLVRYLRAIERRLDKLPSDPARDVERLREVHWLRDEYRSLVNAQPRGTSSAALRDVRWMIEELRVSFFAQTLRTAYPVSVKRVLRAMDDAAVPAG, from the coding sequence ATGTCTGCGAAATCCTCCCTCGATGGCCTCCGGTCCCGCCTGCCGGAATTGATGCCGCGCGACCGGTCACGGCTGCGACGGCGGCTGGAGGGCGCCCGGAAGGCGCGGGACGCCGAGGCGGTCGCCGCCCGGATCGAGGCGGACATCGAGGCCGCCGAACGGCGCGTGGCGAACCGGCGGGCCGCCGTGCCCGCGGTGAAGTACCCGCCCGAGCTGCCGGTCAGCCAGCGCAAGGACGACATCGCCGCCGCCATCCGCGACCACCAGGTGGTGATCGTGGCGGGGGAGACCGGCTCGGGCAAGACCACGCAGCTGCCGAAGATCTGCCTGGAACTCGGCCGCGGCGTGCTCGGCCAGATCGGGCACACCCAGCCGCGGCGCCTCGCCGCGCGCACGGTGGCCGAGCGCATCGCCGACGAGCTGTCCTCCCAGGTCGGCGAAGCGGTCGGCTACAAGGTGCGGTTCACCGACCAGGGTGACGAGAACACGCTGGTCAAGCTGATGACCGACGGCATCCTGCTGGCCGAGATCCAGGGCGACCGGATGCTCCGGCAGTACGACACGCTGATCATCGACGAGGCGCACGAGCGCAGCCTCAACATCGACTTCATCCTCGGCTACCTCAAGCAGCTGCTGCCGCGCCGCCCCGACCTCAAGGTGATCATCACCTCCGCGACCATCGACCCGGAGCGCTTCTCGCGGCACTTCGACGACGCGCCGATCGTCGAGGTCTCCGGCCGCACCTACCCGGTGGAGGTGCGGTACCGGCCGATCATCGACCCGGAGGATCCCGACGCCGACCCCGATCGCGACCAGATCTCCGCGATCTCCGACGCGGTCGCCGAGCTGTCCGCCGAGGGGCCCGGCGACATCCTGGTCTTCCTCTCCGGCGAGCGCGAGATCCGCGACACCGCCGACGCACTGTCCAAACAGGACCTGCGGGGCGTGGAGATCCTGCCGCTCTACGCGCGGTTGTCCTCCGCCGAGCAGCACCGGGTGTTCCAGCGGCACACCGGGCGCCGGGTGGTGCTGGCCACCAACGTCGCCGAGACCTCGCTGACCGTGCCCGGCATCAAGTACGTGGTGGACCCGGGCACCGCGCGCATCTCCCGCTACAGCCACCGCACCAAGGTGCAGCGGCTGCCGATCGAGGCGGTCTCGCAGGCTTCGGCAAACCAGCGCAAGGGCCGCTGCGGCCGCACCTCGGACGGCATCTGCATCCGGCTGTACTCCGAGGACGACTTCCTCGCCCGCCCGGAGTTCACCGATCCGGAGATCCTGCGCACCAACCTCGCGTCGGTCATCCTGCAGATGACCTCGCTCGGCCTCGGGGACATCGCCGCCTTCCCGTTCGTCGAACCGCCGGACCGCCGCCAGGTCGCCGACGGCGTGAACCTGCTGCAGGAGCTCGGCGCCTTCGACGCCTCGGCCAAGGAGGTCAAGGACCGGCTCACCGACGTCGGCCGCAAGCTCGCCCAGCTGCCGGTGGACCCGCGACTGGGCCGCATGGTGCTGGAGGCGGAGAAGGCCGGCTGCGTGCGCGAGGTGCTGGTGATCGCCTCCGCGCTGTCCATCCAGGACCCGCGCGAGCGACCGGCCGAGAAACAGCAGGCGGCGGGGGAGAAGCACGCCCGGTTCACCGACAAGACCTCGGACTTCCTGGCGTACCTGAACCTGTGGCAGTACCTGCACGAGCAGCAGCGGGAGCTGTCCGGCAACCAGTTCCGCAAGCTGTGCAAGGCGGAGTTCCTGAACTACCTGCGGGTGCGGGAGTGGCAGGACGTGCACAGCCAGCTGCGGCGGCTGACCAAGCAGCTCGGCGTCACCCCGAACACCACCGACGCCGACCCGCAGCAGGTGCACACCGCGCTGATCTCCGGGCTGCTGTCGCACATCGGCCTGAAGGATCCGGCCAAGGGCGACTACCTGGGTGCCCGCGGCGCGCGGTTCTCGATCTTCCCCGGCTCGGCGTTGTTCAAGAAGCAGCCGCGCCTGGTGATGTCCGCCGAGCTGGTGGAGACCTCGCGCCTGTGGGGCCGGGTCAACGCGCGCATCGAGCCGGACTGGGTGGAGCCGCTGGCCGCGCACGTGGTCAAGCGCAGCTACTCCGAGCCGCACTGGGAGCGCAAGCAGGGCGCGGTGATGGCGCTGGAGAAGGTCACGCTCTTCGGCGTGCCGCTGGTGGCCGACCGCCGGGTGAACTACGGGCGCATCGACCCCGAACTCTCCCGCGACCTGTTCATCCGCAACGCGCTCGTCGAAGGCGACTGGCAGACCAGCCACAAGTTCTTCCACGAGAACCGCGCGCTGCTGGCCGAGGTCGAGGACCTGGAGCACCGCGCCCGCCGCCGCGACATCCTGGTCGACGACCAGACCCTTTTCGAGTTCTACGACCAGCGCCTCGGCGCCGAGGTGGTCTCCGCCCGGCACTTCGACACCTGGTGGAAGAAGACCCGGCGCGAGCAGCCCGACCTGCTCAGCTTCGAGAAGTCGATGCTGATCAACGCGAAGGCCGGGGACGTCAGCGCCGCCGACTACCCGGACACCTGGACCACGCCCGAGGGCATTTCGCTCAAGCTGACCTACCAGTTCGAGCCCGGGGCCGACGCCGACGGCGTGACCGCGCACATCCCGCTGCCGGTGCTGAACCAGGTCACCGCGGACGGGTTCGACTGGCAGGTGCCGGGGCTGCGCGAGGAACTGGTCACCGCGTTGATCAAGTCGCTGCCGAAGCCCATCCGCCGCAACTTCGTGCCCGCGCCGGACCACGCGAAGCTGGCGCTCTCCCGGGTTTCGCCCGCGGACGGCCCGCTGCTCGACGTGCTGGCCGACGAGCTGGAGTCGTTGCGTGGGGTCTCGATCCCGCCGGAGTCGTGGCAGCTCGGCACCGTGCCCGAGCACCTGAAGGTCACCTTCCGCGTGGTCGACGGCAAGAAGAAGCTCGCCGAGGGCAAGGACCTCGAAGCGCTGCGGCAGCGGCTGACCGGGGAGCTTCGGGCGTCGATCTCGAAGGCCGCGGACAACGTGGAACGCGCCGGGCTCAGCTCACCCGCGTTCGGCGAGGTGCCGAAGGTGTTCGAGCGCAAGCAGCGCGGGCTCGAGGTCAAGGCGTACCCGGCGCTGGTGGACGAGGGCGAGACGGTCGCGGTCCGCATGCTCGAAACACCCGCCGAGCAGGCGCACTCGATGTGGCTGGGCACGCGGAAGCTGTTGCGGCTCAACGTGCCCTCGCCGATGAAGTTCATCAACCGGAACCTGGGCAACCAGGCGAAGCTGGTGCTCAACCGGAACCCGCACGGCAGCGTCGCGGCGTTGCTGGAGGACTGCGTCAACTGCGCGCTCGACGAGCTGATGGCCGCGGGCGGCGGGCCGACCTGGGACGAGGCTGGCTTCGCCGTACTGCTGCAACGGGTGCGGACCGGGCTGAACGCCACGGTGGTGCGCGTGCTCGCCGACGTGGAGCAGGTGCTGCGGGCGTCGATCGACGTGGAGACGCGGCTGACCGAGGTGCGCGGACCGGCGCTGGCGGAGTCGCTGGCCGACATCCGCTCGCAGCTCGACGAGCTGGTGTTCCCCGGGTTCGTCACGGCCACCGGCTCGGCGCGGCTGCCGGACCTGGTGCGGTACCTGCGGGCGATCGAGCGGCGGCTGGACAAGCTGCCCAGCGACCCGGCGCGGGACGTGGAGCGGCTGCGCGAGGTCCACTGGCTGCGGGACGAGTACCGGTCACTGGTGAACGCGCAACCGCGCGGTACGTCCTCGGCCGCGTTGCGGGACGTGCGCTGGATGATCGAGGAACTCCGGGTCAGCTTCTTCGCCCAGACGTTGCGCACCGCGTACCCGGTGTCGGTGAAGCGGGTGCTGCGCGCGATGGACGACGCGGCCGTCCCCGCCGGCTGA
- a CDS encoding lactate 2-monooxygenase: protein MTRFGGYQNEIYLQGLGGAKPLFSTDPTKLEESAANLLDPGPYAYVAGGAGSAATVRANREAFDRWRIVPRMLTGATDRKLSVSVLGTELPAPVALAPVGVQSIVHPDAELGTARAAASLGLPMILSTASSTSIEEVAAANGAGPRWFQLYWPGDPDVCASILARAKKAGYSVLVVTLDTWTLAWRPADLDQAYLPFLNGEGLAVPFSDPAFRALLEKTPEEDPPSAILRWISLVTGSDRTWEQLTFLREHWDGPIVLKGIQHVDDARKAVDAGMDGIVVSNHGGRQVDGAIASLDALPGIAAAVGDRIDVLFDSGVRTGSDVVKALALGAKAVLLGRPYVYGLAHAGEDGVRHVLRGLLADFDMTMGLSGNADVAALSADALARV from the coding sequence GTGACCCGGTTCGGCGGCTACCAGAACGAGATCTACCTGCAGGGGCTCGGCGGCGCGAAGCCGCTGTTCTCCACCGACCCGACCAAGCTGGAGGAGTCGGCGGCGAACCTGCTCGACCCCGGGCCCTACGCCTACGTCGCCGGGGGCGCGGGGTCCGCGGCGACCGTGCGCGCCAACCGCGAGGCGTTCGACCGCTGGCGCATCGTGCCGCGCATGCTGACCGGCGCCACCGACCGGAAGCTGTCGGTCTCGGTGCTGGGCACCGAACTGCCGGCGCCGGTGGCGCTGGCCCCGGTCGGCGTGCAGTCGATCGTGCACCCCGACGCGGAACTGGGCACCGCGCGGGCCGCCGCTTCGCTGGGTCTGCCGATGATCCTGTCCACCGCCTCGTCCACCTCGATCGAGGAGGTGGCCGCGGCGAACGGGGCCGGGCCGCGCTGGTTCCAGCTCTACTGGCCGGGTGACCCCGACGTCTGCGCCAGCATCCTGGCCAGGGCGAAGAAGGCGGGCTACTCGGTGCTCGTGGTCACGCTGGACACCTGGACGCTGGCCTGGCGCCCGGCCGACCTCGACCAGGCCTACCTGCCCTTCCTCAACGGCGAGGGCCTGGCGGTGCCGTTCTCCGACCCGGCCTTCCGCGCGCTGCTGGAGAAGACGCCGGAGGAGGACCCGCCCTCGGCGATCCTCCGCTGGATCTCCCTGGTCACCGGCAGCGACCGCACCTGGGAGCAGCTGACCTTCCTGCGCGAGCACTGGGACGGCCCGATCGTGCTCAAGGGCATCCAGCACGTCGACGACGCGCGCAAGGCGGTGGACGCGGGCATGGACGGCATCGTGGTGTCCAACCACGGCGGCCGCCAGGTCGACGGCGCGATCGCCTCGCTGGACGCGCTGCCGGGCATCGCCGCCGCGGTCGGCGACCGCATCGACGTGCTGTTCGACTCGGGGGTGCGCACCGGCTCCGACGTGGTCAAGGCGCTGGCGCTGGGCGCGAAGGCGGTGCTGCTCGGCCGTCCGTACGTCTACGGCCTGGCGCACGCCGGTGAGGACGGCGTCCGGCACGTGCTGCGCGGGCTGCTCGCCGACTTCGACATGACGATGGGCCTGTCAGGCAACGCCGACGTCGCCGCGCTCAGCGCCGACGCGCTGGCGAGGGTCTAG
- a CDS encoding multidrug effflux MFS transporter: MSTTEQVQAVEGVRPSKQRNLARYVLILGGLSAFGPLSIDMYLPALPVMTSELRTSDAMLQLTLSSFIVGLAIGQIVIGPLSDAIGRRKPLIAGLAIYVVASVLCALSPTAELLIASRTLQAIGAAAGIVIARATVRDLFSGIAMTRFFSMLMLVNGLAPILAPIVGGQVLNFTSWRGVFVVLTVFGALLLTVAAIALPEPLAVEHRRPAKFKPIMRTYGGLLRDRNFVGYALASGLLFGAVFAYIAGSSFALQDVYALSPQQYSLVFGLNGIGIVALGQVNGRIVGRFSERALLRTGLCLATLGALGVLLATSLHLPLAFLLPPLFLLVSSIGLIMPNATSLAMAEHPRTAGSASALLGVLQFVVGGLATPLVGLGGQGSAVPMAVVMAGFTVAALVAFLTLPNRR, from the coding sequence ATGAGTACTACCGAACAGGTCCAGGCGGTCGAGGGCGTGCGCCCGAGCAAGCAGCGGAACCTCGCGCGGTACGTGCTCATCCTCGGCGGGCTGTCCGCGTTCGGCCCGCTGTCGATCGACATGTACCTGCCCGCGCTGCCGGTGATGACCAGCGAGCTGCGCACCTCGGACGCGATGCTGCAGCTGACGCTCAGCTCGTTCATCGTCGGGCTGGCGATCGGGCAGATCGTGATCGGCCCGCTGTCCGACGCGATCGGCCGCCGCAAGCCCCTGATCGCCGGGCTGGCGATCTACGTGGTGGCGTCGGTGCTCTGCGCGCTCAGCCCGACCGCGGAACTGCTGATCGCCTCGCGCACGCTCCAGGCGATCGGCGCGGCGGCGGGCATCGTGATCGCCAGGGCGACCGTGCGCGACCTGTTCTCCGGGATCGCGATGACGCGGTTCTTCTCGATGTTGATGCTGGTCAACGGCCTCGCACCGATCTTGGCGCCGATCGTCGGCGGCCAGGTCCTCAACTTCACCTCGTGGCGCGGCGTCTTCGTGGTGCTGACCGTGTTCGGCGCGCTGCTGCTGACCGTCGCCGCGATCGCGCTGCCCGAACCGCTGGCGGTGGAGCACCGCCGTCCGGCGAAGTTCAAGCCGATCATGCGGACCTACGGCGGCCTGCTGCGCGACCGGAACTTCGTCGGCTACGCCCTCGCGTCCGGCCTGCTGTTCGGCGCGGTGTTCGCCTACATCGCCGGTTCCTCGTTCGCGCTGCAGGACGTCTACGCGCTCAGCCCGCAGCAGTACAGCCTGGTGTTCGGCCTGAACGGCATCGGGATCGTGGCGCTGGGCCAGGTCAACGGCCGGATCGTCGGCCGGTTCAGCGAACGCGCCCTGCTGCGCACCGGCCTCTGCCTGGCCACCCTCGGCGCGCTGGGCGTGCTGCTGGCGACCTCGCTGCACCTGCCGCTGGCTTTCCTGCTGCCGCCGCTGTTCCTCCTGGTGTCCAGCATCGGCCTGATCATGCCGAACGCGACCTCGCTGGCGATGGCCGAGCACCCGCGCACCGCCGGTTCGGCGTCGGCGCTGCTCGGCGTGCTGCAGTTCGTGGTCGGCGGGCTCGCCACCCCGCTGGTCGGCCTCGGCGGGCAGGGCTCCGCCGTGCCGATGGCCGTGGTGATGGCCGGTTTCACGGTCGCCGCGCTGGTCGCCTTCCTCACCCTGCCGAACCGGCGCTGA